A single genomic interval of Physeter macrocephalus isolate SW-GA chromosome 5, ASM283717v5, whole genome shotgun sequence harbors:
- the PRSS37 gene encoding probable inactive serine protease 37 isoform X2 — protein MKFIFCLSVLAGTFFPAHSSVQKEDHAPYLVYLKSHFNPCVGVLIKSNWVLAPAHCYLPNLKVMLGNLRVRIRDGTEQIIDPIQIVRYWNYSHSSPQDDLMLIRLAKPANLNHKVQPIPLATSTVKPGTICMLSGLDWSQGNSRHPDLRQNLEAPMMSDADCQKTEQGKSHRNSICVKFVKVFSRIFGEVAVATVICKGKLQGIEVGHFMGGDVGIYTNVQKYITWIENVTKDK, from the exons ATGAAATTTATCTTCTGTTTGAGTGTCCTTGCTG GGACATTTTTCCCCGCTCACTCATCTGTGCAGAAAGAAGACCATGCCCCCTATTTGGTATACCTCAAGTCTCACTTCAACCCCTGTGTGGGTGTCCTCATCAAAAGCAACTGGGTgctggcccccgctcactgctaCCTACC AAACCTGAAAGTGATGCTGGGAAATCTGAGGGTCAGAATCAGAGATGGGACAGAGCAGATAATTGACCCTATCCAGATTGTCCGCTACTGGAACTACAGTCATAGTTCCCCCCAGGATGACCTCATGCTCATCAGGCTGGCTAAGCCCGCCAACCTCAACCACAAAGTCCAGCCCATTCCCCTCGCCACCAGCACCGTCAAGCCAGGCACCATCTGTATGCTTTCAGGCTTGGACTGGAGCCAAGGCAACA GCAGACACCCTGATTTAAGGCAGAATCTGGAGGCCCCCATGATGTCTGATGCAGATTGCCAGAAAACCGAACAAGGAAAAAGCCACAGAAACTCCATATGTGTTAAATTTGTGAAAGTGTTCAGTCGAATTTTTGGG GAGGTGGCCGTTGCTACTGTCATCTGCAAAGGCAAGCTACAGGGGATCGAGGTCGGACACTTCATGGGAGGGGATGTGGGCATCTACACCAACGTTCAGAAATACATCACCTGGATTGAGAACGTCACTAAAGACAAATAA
- the PRSS37 gene encoding probable inactive serine protease 37 isoform X1 yields the protein MKFIFCLSVLAGTFFPAHSSVQKEDHAPYLVYLKSHFNPCVGVLIKSNWVLAPAHCYLPNLKVMLGNLRVRIRDGTEQIIDPIQIVRYWNYSHSSPQDDLMLIRLAKPANLNHKVQPIPLATSTVKPGTICMLSGLDWSQGNSGRHPDLRQNLEAPMMSDADCQKTEQGKSHRNSICVKFVKVFSRIFGEVAVATVICKGKLQGIEVGHFMGGDVGIYTNVQKYITWIENVTKDK from the exons ATGAAATTTATCTTCTGTTTGAGTGTCCTTGCTG GGACATTTTTCCCCGCTCACTCATCTGTGCAGAAAGAAGACCATGCCCCCTATTTGGTATACCTCAAGTCTCACTTCAACCCCTGTGTGGGTGTCCTCATCAAAAGCAACTGGGTgctggcccccgctcactgctaCCTACC AAACCTGAAAGTGATGCTGGGAAATCTGAGGGTCAGAATCAGAGATGGGACAGAGCAGATAATTGACCCTATCCAGATTGTCCGCTACTGGAACTACAGTCATAGTTCCCCCCAGGATGACCTCATGCTCATCAGGCTGGCTAAGCCCGCCAACCTCAACCACAAAGTCCAGCCCATTCCCCTCGCCACCAGCACCGTCAAGCCAGGCACCATCTGTATGCTTTCAGGCTTGGACTGGAGCCAAGGCAACAGCG GCAGACACCCTGATTTAAGGCAGAATCTGGAGGCCCCCATGATGTCTGATGCAGATTGCCAGAAAACCGAACAAGGAAAAAGCCACAGAAACTCCATATGTGTTAAATTTGTGAAAGTGTTCAGTCGAATTTTTGGG GAGGTGGCCGTTGCTACTGTCATCTGCAAAGGCAAGCTACAGGGGATCGAGGTCGGACACTTCATGGGAGGGGATGTGGGCATCTACACCAACGTTCAGAAATACATCACCTGGATTGAGAACGTCACTAAAGACAAATAA